Proteins found in one Nostoc sp. NIES-3756 genomic segment:
- the ftsH gene encoding ATP-dependent zinc metalloprotease FtsH: MKNFGNKALIKRQSPKRVAWTGALAASLIMLPTMFGGNPVLAQKAERESLSYGDLIQKVNQDQVKRVELDETEQIAKVYLKSQKPDAPPIQVRLLEQNNELIDKLKQKNVDFGEVSSANSRAAVGLLINLMWILPLVALMLLFLRRSTNASSQAMNFGKSRARFQMEAKTGVKFDDVAGIEEAKEELQEVVTFLKQPERFTAVGARIPKGVLLVGPPGTGKTLLAKAIAGEAAVPFFSISGSEFVEMFVGVGASRVRDLFKKAKDNAPCLIFIDEIDAVGRQRGAGIGGGNDEREQTLNQLLTEMDGFEGNTGIIIIAATNRPDVLDAALLRPGRFDRQVIVDAPDLKGRLEILQVHARNKKVDPSVSLEAIARRTPGFTGADLANLLNEAAILTARRRKEAITILEIDDAVDRVVAGMEGTPLVDSKSKRLIAYHEVGHGLIGTLLKDHDPVQKVTLIPRGQAQGLTWFTPNEEQGLISRSQLKAMITSTLGGRAAEEIVFGKPEVTTGAGNDLQKVTSMARQMVTRFGMSELGPLALENQGGEVFLGRDWMNKSDYSEEIAAKVDTQVREIINSCYQTAKELLQNNRLVMERLVDLLIEQETIEGELFRKIVAESQNQVTDEQLSMVNSQ; encoded by the coding sequence ATGAAAAATTTTGGGAACAAGGCATTGATAAAACGGCAATCACCAAAGCGCGTTGCTTGGACTGGTGCATTAGCAGCCAGTTTGATTATGTTACCAACAATGTTTGGTGGTAATCCTGTCTTAGCGCAGAAAGCAGAGCGCGAGTCTCTGTCATATGGGGATTTGATTCAAAAGGTCAATCAAGACCAAGTTAAAAGAGTAGAATTAGACGAAACTGAACAGATAGCTAAAGTTTATTTAAAAAGTCAAAAGCCAGACGCACCACCAATACAGGTGAGGTTGTTGGAGCAGAATAACGAGTTAATTGATAAACTTAAACAAAAAAATGTTGATTTTGGCGAAGTTTCTTCAGCTAATAGCAGAGCAGCAGTAGGGTTATTAATCAACCTGATGTGGATTTTGCCACTAGTAGCTTTAATGCTGTTATTCCTGCGCCGTTCTACTAATGCTTCTAGCCAAGCCATGAATTTTGGCAAGTCTAGAGCGCGTTTCCAAATGGAAGCAAAAACTGGGGTGAAGTTTGATGATGTAGCCGGTATCGAAGAAGCTAAGGAAGAATTACAAGAAGTTGTCACCTTCCTCAAACAGCCAGAAAGATTCACGGCTGTGGGTGCGCGTATTCCTAAAGGTGTGCTGTTAGTAGGGCCTCCAGGGACTGGTAAAACTTTACTAGCAAAAGCGATCGCAGGGGAAGCGGCTGTTCCTTTTTTTAGTATTTCTGGTTCTGAGTTCGTAGAAATGTTTGTCGGTGTGGGTGCTTCCCGCGTCCGTGACTTGTTCAAAAAAGCTAAGGACAATGCACCTTGTCTCATATTTATTGATGAAATTGACGCAGTAGGTAGACAACGGGGTGCGGGTATCGGTGGCGGTAACGATGAGAGAGAACAAACTCTCAACCAGTTACTTACCGAAATGGATGGTTTTGAAGGTAACACTGGCATCATTATTATTGCTGCCACCAACCGTCCCGACGTATTAGATGCAGCCTTGTTGCGTCCTGGTCGTTTTGATAGACAAGTCATCGTTGATGCACCAGACCTAAAAGGACGCTTAGAGATTTTGCAAGTCCATGCGCGGAATAAGAAAGTTGATCCTAGCGTATCACTAGAAGCGATCGCTCGTCGCACCCCTGGATTTACTGGTGCAGACTTAGCCAACCTCCTCAACGAAGCAGCCATCCTCACAGCACGTAGACGCAAAGAAGCAATCACAATTTTAGAAATTGATGATGCGGTAGATAGAGTAGTTGCTGGGATGGAAGGAACACCCTTGGTAGACAGCAAGAGTAAGCGCCTAATTGCTTACCACGAAGTCGGACATGGTTTAATCGGCACTTTATTAAAAGACCATGACCCAGTGCAGAAAGTTACCCTTATTCCCAGAGGACAAGCACAAGGTTTAACTTGGTTTACTCCCAACGAAGAACAGGGTTTAATTTCTCGCTCCCAACTCAAAGCAATGATTACTTCTACCTTGGGAGGTCGTGCTGCTGAGGAAATTGTCTTTGGTAAGCCAGAAGTTACCACAGGTGCAGGTAATGACCTCCAGAAAGTCACATCAATGGCGCGGCAAATGGTGACAAGGTTTGGTATGTCTGAATTAGGCCCCTTAGCTTTGGAAAATCAAGGCGGCGAGGTATTTTTAGGACGCGACTGGATGAATAAATCAGATTATTCTGAAGAAATCGCTGCCAAAGTAGATACTCAAGTCCGAGAAATCATTAATAGTTGCTATCAAACAGCAAAAGAATTACTACAGAATAATCGCCTAGTCATGGAAAGGCTAGTAGATTTGTTAATAGAACAAGAAACTATTGAGGGTGAATTGTTCCGTAAAATTGTTGCTGAAAGCCAAAACCAAGTAACTGACGAACAATTATCTATGGTTAATAGTCAGTAG